Within Kineococcus endophyticus, the genomic segment CGAGCGTGTCGACGATGCCGAGGAACGGCAGCCGGCCGGCGTGGAAGGCGGCGACGCACTCCTCGTTCGCGGCGTTGAACACGGCCGGGACGGTCGACCCGCGCCGACCCGCCTCACGGGCCAGGTCCAGGGCCGGGAACGCCTGCGCGTCGACCGGCTCGAACGTCCAGCTCGCGGCGCGGGTCCAGTCGACCCCGGCCGCGGCACCGGGCACGCGGTCCGGCCAGGACAGCCCCAGCGCGATGGGCAGCCGCATGTCCGGCGGCGAGCACTGGGCCAGGGTCGAGCCGTCGGTGAACTCGACCATCGAGTGCACGACCGACTGCGGGTGGACGACGACGTCGATCCGGTCGTAGCCGATGCCGAACAGCAGGGACGCCTCGATGACCTCCAGCCCCTTGTTGACGAGGGTCGCCGAGTTCGTCGTCACGACCGGCCCCATCGACCACGTCGGGTGGGTCAGGGCCTGCTGGGGGGTGACGTCGGCGAGCTGCGCGCGCGTGCGGCCGCGGAACGGCCCGCCGCTGGCCGTGAGGACGAGCCGGGCGACCTCGTCGGCGGCGCCGCCGCGCAGGCACTGGGCGAGCGCTGAGTGCTCGGAGTCGACCGGGACGACCTGGCCCGGGGCCGCCGCGCGCGTCACGAGCGGACCACCGGCGACGAGGGACTCCTTGTTGGCCAGGGCCAGCGTGCGGCCGGCGGAGAGGGCGGCCAGGGTCGGCCGCAGCCCCACCGAGCCCGTCATGCCGTTGAGGACGACGTCGCAGGGGTGCGCGGCGACCTCGGTCGCGGCGTCCGGTCCGGCCACCACGCGGGGCAGCGGACGGCCTGCGGCCTGCGCGCGCAGGGCCTCCTCGAGCGGGCCGCGGGCCTCCTCGCGCGCGACGCCGACGAGGGCGACGCAGTGGTCGAGGGCCTGGCGCGCGAGCGCCGCGACGTCGGCGCCCCCGGCCGCCAGCGCGACCACGCGGAACGGCGCCTCGGCGCCCTGCGCGCCCGCGGCCTGCACGACATCGAGCGCCTGGGTGCCGATGGAGCCCGTGCTGCCGAGCAGGACCACGTCCCGGACGCCCCCGGGACGCTCGGTCGGGACGGCGGCGTGACGGGGCGTGCGGGAGGAGCTCACGCGTCCATCATGGCCTGCGACCGGGGCCCGCCACGCCCCGTGACGGGCGGCCTGCAGCAGATCTGCACGGGATCGGCGAGGATGACCCCGGCAGCACGACCACTCGGGAGGGACACCCGCCATGCGCACGCACCTCACGCGGAGGCTCATCGCCGCGTCCTCGGCCGTCGTCGTCACGCTCGGTGGCGCCGCGACCTTCGCCGCGACGACGGCCACCGCGGCCCCGGGCGGCGGGGTGTCCCTGCTCTCGACCGTCGACGCGTCCGGCCAGCAGGCCGCGCTCGACTTCTGGACCGCCGAGCGACTGGCCCAGGCCACCCCGCTCGACCGCACCGTGACGAACCGGGGTGCGGGTGCCCCGGGCGCGGCCGCCGCCGTCGGCACCGCCCAGCCCTCGACCGCCGCGCCCCGGCCGCGGTCGACGTCGGTCGCCCAGGGGGACGCTCCCGTCCTGCCGCGCGCCCCGCGCGAGGCCTCGGGCGTCGTCACCGGGGACGCCGTCAGCACGGCCCGGAACTGGGTGGGCGGCGCGCTGCCGACCGTCGGGCGCCTCTACTTCACCCAGGGCACCGGCAAGTTCGAGTGCACGGCCAGCAGCGTCGATTCCCCCAAGGGCAACGTCATCGTCACCGCCGGCCACTGCGTGACCGAGAACCGCCTGGACTCCCGCAACCTCATCTTCGTGCCGGGGTTGGCCGGGGCCAGCGAACCGCAGGGCCGCTTCGCGGTCGGCCAGACGTTCACCACGACCCAGTGGCGCACGCTGGACCAGCAGTCGTCCGCGGCGCTGAGCTACGACGTCGGGTTCGCCCTCGTCACCCCGCGCAGCGGCAAGTCCCTCAAGGACACCGTGGGCGCCAACCGGATCGCCTTCGACACCCCCCTGGCACGCACGACCGTCCTGGGGTACCCCGGCCGCAGCACCACGGCCGACGGGTTCACGCTGCAGTACTGCACGGGCACCCAGTTCACCGACAACGGCCCCGGCGCGACGACCGACGTCGCCACCCTGTGCGACCTCGGCGGCGGCTCCAGCGGCGGCCCCTGGGTGCACGACTTCGACCCCGCCACGGGCACCGGAACGGTCACGTCCGTGACGAGCTTCAGCTACGACGACAACACCTCGGTGCTGTACGGACCGCGGTTCGGCAGCGTCGTCCGCGACGTCTACACGCGGGCCGCGAACGCCTGACCCCCATCCGCAGGAAGGGCCCCGCCGGAGTTCCGGCGGGGCCCTTCCTCGTGCGACGTCCTCAGAGCGGGAAGTTCACGTACTTCGTCTCGAGGTACTCCTCGATGCCCTCCAGGCCGCCCTCGCGACCGAACCCGCTGGCCTTGACCCCGCCGAACGGGGCGGCGGCGTTGGAGACGACCCCGGCGTTGAGGCCGACCATGCCGGTCTCCAGGGCCTCGGCGACGCGCATCCCGCGTTCCAGGCCCTGCGTGAACGCGTAGGCGATGAGGCCGTACTCGGTGTCGTTGGCCAGGGCGATGCCCTCCTCCTCGGTGTCGAAGACGACGACGGGCGCCACGGGCCCGAACGTCTCCTCGCGCAGGAGGCGGGCGTCGGCGGGGACGTCGACGACGACGGTGGGGGCGTAGAAGTACCCCGTGTCGCCCACGGCGCTGCCCCCCGTGAGCACCCGGGCCCCGGCGTCCACGGCCTCGGTCACGCGCTGGGCGACGTCGTCGCGGGCCCGGGCGTCGATGAGCGGCCCGACCTGCGCGCCGTCCTCGGTCCCGCGGCCGACGACCAGCGACCCCATGCGCTCGGCCAGGCGGCGGGAGAACTCGTCCGCGATCCCGCGCTGGACGTAGAACCGGTTCGCCGCGGTGCACGCCTCGCCCTGGTTGCGCATCTTCGCCGCCATCGCGCCGTCGACCGCCTTGTCGAGGTCGGCGTCGTCGAAGACGAGGAACGGCGCGTTGCCGCCGAGTTCCATGGAGATGCGCAGCAACTGCTCGGCGGACTGCTCGACGAGCTTCTTGCCGACGGGCGTGGACCCGGTGAACGTGAGCTTGCGCAGCCGCGGGTCGGCGATGAGGGGCGCCGTGACCTTGCCGGTGGTGGAGGACGTCAGGACGTTGACGACGCCCGCGGGGACACCGGCCTCCTCGAGGACCTGCGCCAGCAGCAACGTCGTCAGCGGGGTCTGGGTGGCGGGTTTGACGACGATGGTGCAGCCGGCCGCGAGGGCCGGGGCGATCTTCCGGGTCCCCATGGCGAGCGGGAAGTTCCACGGCAGGATCGCCAGCACGGGGCCGACGGGCTGCTTCATCGTCAGCAGGCGCGAACCCCCGACGGGGTTCTCCGAGTAGCGGCCCGCGATGCGCGGGGCCTCCTCGGAGAACCAGCGGAAGAACTCGTTCCCGTACGCCACCTCGCCGCGGGCCTCGGCCAGGGGTTTGCCCATCTCCAGGGTCATGAGGAGGGCGAAGTCGTCGGCGCGGGCGGCGACGAGGTCGAACGCGCGGCGCAGGATCTCCGCGCGTTCCCGGGTGGGCGTGCGGGCCCACCCGGCCTGCGCGGCGACCGCGGCGTCGAGCGCGGCGGCGCCGTCCTCGACCGTGCCGTCGGCGATCTCGACGAGGGTCCGGCCGGTGGCCGGGTCTTCGACGGCGATGCGCCCGCCCCCGCTGGCCTCGCGCCAGGTCCCGCCGATGAACAGGCCGGTCGGGACGCGGGCGAGGAGTTCGGACTCCCGGGCGCTGGTGGGGTTCGTGGTGGTGCTCGTCATGGCGGCGATCCTCTCGTGGGGTCCGTCCGGGAAGGGGTTCAGCGCAGGTCAGCCGGCGGCGAAGACGCCGTCGAGGACGTCGAAGGCCTGCTCGAGCAGGGCGTCGCCGATGCTCAGCGGCGGCAGGAACCGCAGGACGTTGCCGTCGGTGCCGCAGGTCAGGACGATGACGCCCCGCTGGGCGGCCTCCGTCGCGACCTTCTTGGCCAGGGCGGCGTCCGGCTCGGTGGTGCCGGGCTTGACGAGTTCCACGGCGACCATGGCTCCGCGGCCGCGGACGTCACCCACGCGGGGGTCGCGCTCGGCGAGGGCGCGCAGCCGGCGGAACAGCAGTTCCTCGATCCGGCGGGCGCGCTCGAGGAGGCCCTCGTCCTCGACGGTCCGCAGGACGGCGAGCGCCGCCGCGGTGGCCAGCGGGTTCCCGCCGTAGGTGCCGCCCAGACCGCCCGTCACCGGGGCGTCGACGATCTCCGCCCGGCCCGTGACCGCCGACAGGGGCAGACCGCCGGCGACGCCCTTGGCGATGGTGACGAGGTCGGGTTCGACGCCCTCGAGGGCGCTCGCGAACCAGGCGCCGGTGCGGGCGACGCCGGTCTGGACCTCGTCGGCGACGAACACGACGCCGTTCTCGCGGGCCCAGGCCGCGATGGCCGGCAGGAACCCCGGCGCGGGGACGATGAACCCGCCCTCGCCCTGGACCGGTTCGACCACGATTGCGGCGAGGTTGGCGGCGCCGACCTGCTTCTCCATGACGGCGATGGCGCGCGCGGCGGCGGTCGGCCCGTCGAGGCCGTCGCGGAAGGGGTAGCTCAGGGGGGCGCGGTACACCTCGGGGGCGAAGGGCCCGAAGCCGTTCTTGTACGGCATGTTCTTGGCCGTCATGGCCATCGTGAGGTTCGTGCGGCCGTGGTAGGCGTGGTCGAAGACGACGACGGCCTGGCGCCCGGTGTGGGCGCGCGCGATCTTCACGGCGTTCTCGACGGCCTCGGCGCCGGAGGTGAAGAACGCGCTCTTCTTGGCGAAGTCGCCGGGCGTCAGCTCGGCGAGGCGCTCGGCGAGCTCCACGTAGGAGTCGTAGGGGGTGATCATGAAGCAGGTGTGGGTGAACCGCGCGGCCTGCTCCGTGACGGCCTCGACGACGGCCGGGGCGGAGTTGCCGACGGTGGTCACGGCGATGCCCGAGCCGAGGTCGGCGAAGGAGTTGCCGTCGACGTCGACGACGACGCCCCCGCCGGCGGCGTGGGCGAAGAACGGCATGGAGGAGCCGACGGCGGCCGAGACGGCCGAGGACCGGCGCGCGGCCAGCTCCTTCGAGCGCGGCCCGGGGACCTCGGTGACGAGGCGGATCTCCTGCGGCAGCGAGGGTCCACCCTGCGTGGTGGTCGGGCCGGCGGTCTCCTGCGGGCTGATCCCCGGGGTGAGCATCGTCATGGCTCGACGGTAGGCGTCCGCGTCACCCGCGTCAGTGTCGGGCACGCACATCCTCACGGGCCGCCGACGGTGCAGACCGGACACCTGGTGCGGCACCATGGCGGGGTGGTGCTGCTCGCGGACCTGCTCTCGACCGCCTCCCTCGACCTCCGCCTGGTCGGGGGCGATCCGGACGTCCCGGTGCGCTGGGTGGCCACGAGCGAGCTGGACGACCCGACGCCGTTCCTCGAGGGCGGGGAGCTGCTGCTGACGACGGGTCTGCGGGTGCCGCGCGACGGCTGGGCGCGCTGGGTGGGCCGGCTCACGGGCGCGGGCGCAGCCGGCGTCGGTTTCGGGGTGGGGTTGTCGCACCGCACCGTCCCGCGCACGCTCGTCACCGCGGCCTCCGCGGCCGGTCTCGCCGTCGTCGAGGTGCCCGTGCCGACGCCGTTCATCGCGGTCTCCCGGCGCCTGGCGGACCTGCTGCGGCGCAGCGAGAACGAGGCCGAGGCCGCCGCCGCCCGCGCCGGCCGGGACCTCGCGGCGGCGGCTGCGGGCCCGGACGGGGCGCGTGCGGTGCTGCAGCGGACGGCGCGGGCCGTGCACGGATCGGCCTGGTTGCTCGACGCGGCGGGCACCGTCCTGGCGGCGACGTCCTCGCAGGCTCCCCCCGCGGCGGCGCTGGAGGGGCTGCACCGGGTGCGCGGCCAGGGAGCCCGCGCGGCGTGGACGGAGGTCACCGCGACCGGGACGGTGACGTTGCGGGCCAGCGGGGCCACCCGGTGGCTGCTCGTGGCGGGGGGCCCGGACGTCCCGCGCGCCGTGCAGGGCACCGTGGGCACGGCGGCCGCGCTGCTGGACCTCCTGACGGCCCACCCCGTGCTCGACACCGAGGCCGTGACGCGCGTCGTCACGAGCGGTGCCGTCGACCTCGTCCTGACCGGCCGGGTCGACCTCGCCCGGCGGCTGGCCGGCGCCGTGGGGGTGCAGCTACCCGACCCCGTCGTCGTCGTGCGCTGGAGCGGTGCGTTCGCCCCGGACCTGCCGAGCAGCGGGCAGCACGCCCTCGGCTCCCCCGCCGCGGTCGCCGCGGCGCTGCAGGGGTGGACCGGGCGCGCCGGGACCGGCCGCCCCGTCCCGCTCTCCGACGCCTCCGCCCGCGCCGCCGACGCCGCCTGGGCCCGGACGTCGGCGCGACGACCCGTCGTCCAGGCCGACGGGTCCTCGTTGCCGGACCAGCTGGACCCGGCCGGCCTGGAGGCGTGGGCGACCGGCCGACTGACCGGGCTGAGCGACGCCGAGCTGCGCCGGACCGTGGAGGTCTTCCTGGCCCACCACGGCGCCCGCCAACCGGCCGCGGACGCCCTCGGCGTGCACCGCAACACGCTGCGGCAGCGGCTGTCCCGGGCCGAGCGCCTGCTCGGGGTCTCGCTGGAGGACCCGACGGACCGGGCGGAGGTGTGGCTGGCGCTCGTCACGACCCGCGCGCACGCGGAGTGAGTGGCCGCCTGCCAGACTCCCGTCGTGGCCCTGGACCCCGCCGACCTCCCCGCCTCCGCCCTGGAGTTCCTCGCCGAACGGCACCTGGCGACGCTCACGACGCTGCGGGCCGACGGCTCGCCGCACGTCGTGCCCGTCGGGTTCACCTTCGACCCGGGAACGCGGGAGGTCCGGGTCATCACCTCGGGCACCTCGCGCAAGGCCGTCCACGCGGCCCGCGGGTCGCGGTGCGTGGTCTCCCAGGTCGACGGCCGGCGCTGGCTGTCGCTGGAGGGGCCCGGCCGCGTCCTCGACGACCCGGCCTCGGTCCGCGACGCCGAGGAGCGCTACGCCGGTCGCTACCGGACGCCGCGGGAGAACCCGGCCCGCGTCGTCGTGGTCTTCACCGTCGACCGCGTCCTGGGGTCCGTCCCGCCGTGGGAGTGAGCGCCGTCGGGGTGAGGGTCAGCGGTAGCTGACCATCAGCTCCACGACGCGGTCGAGGAAGGCGTCCACAGGCGCCTCCCTGTACCCGCGCGCCCCGCGCCGCGGTCGGAAGAGCGCGTCCCGGACGTCGTCGGCGGTGAGGGTGCGCGACCCGCGGAAGTGCTGCACGAGCAGCTCGCACAGGTCGTCGACGTCGCGCGGGTGGTAGCCGCGGCGCAGACCCCGGGCGCGGGGGAAGCGCTCCCCGCGACGCTCCTTGAGCCGGCCCGCGACGGCCTGGCCGAGCGCGGAGCGGCGGTCGGTCCAGGACCGCTGGTCGTCCTGGGCCAGCGCGTGCGACCGTTCCCGCTGGGCCAGCGCGTCCTCGACCTCGGCGAGCCGCGCGTCGGTGTCGCCCACGTCGTAGCCGCCGAGCTGGGACCCGAACCCGACGGCCCGCACCTGGGCCGAGGCGACCCGGCCCGCCGGCAGCGCCGTCGCGAGGTGGTCGAGGAAGAGGTCGACGTCGGCGACCTTGTACCCCCGTCGCAGCGCCGCGGCGCGGGCCGGGCGCTCCCGGACGAGCTGCTCGACCGGGACCGTGCCGTTGCTCACCGCGTCGCTGGTCACGCGGTCGGCTGCTCGGGGCCGATCGCGGCCAGCTGACCGCAGGCGCCGTCGATCTCGCTGCCGCGGGTGTCGCGGACGGTCGTCGGGATGCCCCGCGCCTCCAGCGCCGCGACGAACGCCTTCTCCACGGCCGGGTCGCTCGCGGTCCACTTCGAGCCCGGGGTCGGGTTCAGCGGGATGGGGTTGACGTGCACCCAGCCGCGCCCGCGGGCGTTCAGCAGCTTGCCGAGGCGGTCCGCGCGCCAGGCCTGGTCGTTGATGTCGCGGATGAGCGCGTACTCGATGCTCACGCGCCGGCCCGTCGCCTCGAAGTAGCGGCGGGCCGCGTCCAGGGCCTGCGCGACGTTCCACCGCTGGTTGATCGGGACGAGGTCGTTGCGCAGCTCGTCGTCGGGGGCGTGCAGGCTCAGGGCCAGCGTCGCGGCGATGCCCTCGCCGGCGAACTTGTCGATGGCCGGCACGAGCCCGACGGTCGACATCGTGATGCCGCGTGCGGAGATGCCGAGGCCGTCGGGGGCGGGCTGGGTGAGCCGGCGGACGGCGGCGACGGCGGACTTGTAGTTGGCCAGCGCCTCCCCCATCCCCATGAAGACGACGTTGCCGACGCGGCCCTCGCCGCCGGGGACCTCTCCGCGGGCCAGGGCGCGCGAGGCGGCCGTGACCTGCTCGACGATCTCGGCGGTGGACAGGTTGCGCGTCAGGCCGGCCTGGCCGGTGGCGCAGAACGGGCAGTTCATGCCGCAGCCGGCCTGGCTGGAGATGCAGAGGGTGTCGCGGTTCTTGTAGCGCATGAGGACCGACTCGACGAGCGCGCCGTCGTGCATCCGGTACAGCGTCTTGACCGTGGTGCCCGCATCGGCCGTGAGCGTGCGGATCGGCGTCAGCAGCGTCGGCAGCAGCGCGTGCGCGATGCGGGACCGGCTGGCGGCCGGCAGGTCCGTCATCTTCTCCGGGTCGTCCTCGAGGCGCTCGAACCAGTGCGTGGCGAGCTGCTTGCCGCGGAACGCCTTCT encodes:
- a CDS encoding TIGR03618 family F420-dependent PPOX class oxidoreductase; this translates as MALDPADLPASALEFLAERHLATLTTLRADGSPHVVPVGFTFDPGTREVRVITSGTSRKAVHAARGSRCVVSQVDGRRWLSLEGPGRVLDDPASVRDAEERYAGRYRTPRENPARVVVVFTVDRVLGSVPPWE
- a CDS encoding PucR family transcriptional regulator ligand-binding domain-containing protein, with product MVLLADLLSTASLDLRLVGGDPDVPVRWVATSELDDPTPFLEGGELLLTTGLRVPRDGWARWVGRLTGAGAAGVGFGVGLSHRTVPRTLVTAASAAGLAVVEVPVPTPFIAVSRRLADLLRRSENEAEAAAARAGRDLAAAAAGPDGARAVLQRTARAVHGSAWLLDAAGTVLAATSSQAPPAAALEGLHRVRGQGARAAWTEVTATGTVTLRASGATRWLLVAGGPDVPRAVQGTVGTAAALLDLLTAHPVLDTEAVTRVVTSGAVDLVLTGRVDLARRLAGAVGVQLPDPVVVVRWSGAFAPDLPSSGQHALGSPAAVAAALQGWTGRAGTGRPVPLSDASARAADAAWARTSARRPVVQADGSSLPDQLDPAGLEAWATGRLTGLSDAELRRTVEVFLAHHGARQPAADALGVHRNTLRQRLSRAERLLGVSLEDPTDRAEVWLALVTTRAHAE
- the rlmN gene encoding 23S rRNA (adenine(2503)-C(2))-methyltransferase RlmN, coding for MSTPTPVSPDPATAGPGRPPREPLPLAPAGPGQLVMSAPRRGKPPRHFADLEPAERGPAMVELGEKAFRGKQLATHWFERLEDDPEKMTDLPAASRSRIAHALLPTLLTPIRTLTADAGTTVKTLYRMHDGALVESVLMRYKNRDTLCISSQAGCGMNCPFCATGQAGLTRNLSTAEIVEQVTAASRALARGEVPGGEGRVGNVVFMGMGEALANYKSAVAAVRRLTQPAPDGLGISARGITMSTVGLVPAIDKFAGEGIAATLALSLHAPDDELRNDLVPINQRWNVAQALDAARRYFEATGRRVSIEYALIRDINDQAWRADRLGKLLNARGRGWVHVNPIPLNPTPGSKWTASDPAVEKAFVAALEARGIPTTVRDTRGSEIDGACGQLAAIGPEQPTA
- the gabT gene encoding 4-aminobutyrate--2-oxoglutarate transaminase; this translates as MLTPGISPQETAGPTTTQGGPSLPQEIRLVTEVPGPRSKELAARRSSAVSAAVGSSMPFFAHAAGGGVVVDVDGNSFADLGSGIAVTTVGNSAPAVVEAVTEQAARFTHTCFMITPYDSYVELAERLAELTPGDFAKKSAFFTSGAEAVENAVKIARAHTGRQAVVVFDHAYHGRTNLTMAMTAKNMPYKNGFGPFAPEVYRAPLSYPFRDGLDGPTAAARAIAVMEKQVGAANLAAIVVEPVQGEGGFIVPAPGFLPAIAAWARENGVVFVADEVQTGVARTGAWFASALEGVEPDLVTIAKGVAGGLPLSAVTGRAEIVDAPVTGGLGGTYGGNPLATAAALAVLRTVEDEGLLERARRIEELLFRRLRALAERDPRVGDVRGRGAMVAVELVKPGTTEPDAALAKKVATEAAQRGVIVLTCGTDGNVLRFLPPLSIGDALLEQAFDVLDGVFAAG
- a CDS encoding NAD-dependent succinate-semialdehyde dehydrogenase, which codes for MTSTTTNPTSARESELLARVPTGLFIGGTWREASGGGRIAVEDPATGRTLVEIADGTVEDGAAALDAAVAAQAGWARTPTRERAEILRRAFDLVAARADDFALLMTLEMGKPLAEARGEVAYGNEFFRWFSEEAPRIAGRYSENPVGGSRLLTMKQPVGPVLAILPWNFPLAMGTRKIAPALAAGCTIVVKPATQTPLTTLLLAQVLEEAGVPAGVVNVLTSSTTGKVTAPLIADPRLRKLTFTGSTPVGKKLVEQSAEQLLRISMELGGNAPFLVFDDADLDKAVDGAMAAKMRNQGEACTAANRFYVQRGIADEFSRRLAERMGSLVVGRGTEDGAQVGPLIDARARDDVAQRVTEAVDAGARVLTGGSAVGDTGYFYAPTVVVDVPADARLLREETFGPVAPVVVFDTEEEGIALANDTEYGLIAYAFTQGLERGMRVAEALETGMVGLNAGVVSNAAAPFGGVKASGFGREGGLEGIEEYLETKYVNFPL
- the dxr gene encoding 1-deoxy-D-xylulose-5-phosphate reductoisomerase translates to MSSSRTPRHAAVPTERPGGVRDVVLLGSTGSIGTQALDVVQAAGAQGAEAPFRVVALAAGGADVAALARQALDHCVALVGVAREEARGPLEEALRAQAAGRPLPRVVAGPDAATEVAAHPCDVVLNGMTGSVGLRPTLAALSAGRTLALANKESLVAGGPLVTRAAAPGQVVPVDSEHSALAQCLRGGAADEVARLVLTASGGPFRGRTRAQLADVTPQQALTHPTWSMGPVVTTNSATLVNKGLEVIEASLLFGIGYDRIDVVVHPQSVVHSMVEFTDGSTLAQCSPPDMRLPIALGLSWPDRVPGAAAGVDWTRAASWTFEPVDAQAFPALDLAREAGRRGSTVPAVFNAANEECVAAFHAGRLPFLGIVDTLARVVAEHEPAGEPRDVEDVLAAEDWARARARELTDGSSR
- a CDS encoding DivIVA domain-containing protein; this translates as MTSDAVSNGTVPVEQLVRERPARAAALRRGYKVADVDLFLDHLATALPAGRVASAQVRAVGFGSQLGGYDVGDTDARLAEVEDALAQRERSHALAQDDQRSWTDRRSALGQAVAGRLKERRGERFPRARGLRRGYHPRDVDDLCELLVQHFRGSRTLTADDVRDALFRPRRGARGYREAPVDAFLDRVVELMVSYR
- a CDS encoding trypsin-like serine peptidase; the protein is MRTHLTRRLIAASSAVVVTLGGAATFAATTATAAPGGGVSLLSTVDASGQQAALDFWTAERLAQATPLDRTVTNRGAGAPGAAAAVGTAQPSTAAPRPRSTSVAQGDAPVLPRAPREASGVVTGDAVSTARNWVGGALPTVGRLYFTQGTGKFECTASSVDSPKGNVIVTAGHCVTENRLDSRNLIFVPGLAGASEPQGRFAVGQTFTTTQWRTLDQQSSAALSYDVGFALVTPRSGKSLKDTVGANRIAFDTPLARTTVLGYPGRSTTADGFTLQYCTGTQFTDNGPGATTDVATLCDLGGGSSGGPWVHDFDPATGTGTVTSVTSFSYDDNTSVLYGPRFGSVVRDVYTRAANA